A single window of uncultured Pseudodesulfovibrio sp. DNA harbors:
- the cdaA gene encoding diadenylate cyclase CdaA, which translates to MFELFGIQITWRVLLDIGLVAFIYYNLIVLVRGTRAAAVLYGMVVVLVIYYFSDLFNLYTLNAMLGEFLTSIFLIVVILFKTDIRKALASVGTKRFWTKSQVRDDTLEQMIRAVMSMSESSTGAIIVIEKNMPLGDIIERGIELDAKVNTELIETIFVPDTPLHDGAVIVRRDRIVAAACILPLSSKLRGQPMYGTRHRAALGISEGSDAITVVVSEERGEVSVAMNGRLTTSLDEVRLMRVLRNALGR; encoded by the coding sequence ATGTTTGAACTTTTCGGAATTCAGATCACTTGGAGGGTCCTGCTCGATATTGGGCTGGTTGCCTTTATCTATTACAATCTTATTGTGCTCGTTCGAGGTACCAGAGCTGCCGCCGTCCTTTATGGTATGGTTGTCGTGCTGGTAATCTATTATTTTTCCGATTTGTTTAATCTGTACACCCTTAACGCCATGCTCGGCGAGTTTTTGACATCCATATTCCTTATTGTGGTTATTTTGTTCAAAACGGATATTCGTAAGGCGCTAGCCAGCGTCGGTACTAAGAGGTTTTGGACCAAGTCGCAGGTTCGTGATGATACGTTGGAACAGATGATTCGTGCTGTCATGAGCATGTCTGAAAGCAGCACTGGCGCAATCATCGTTATCGAAAAGAATATGCCACTCGGTGACATTATTGAGCGTGGAATTGAATTGGATGCCAAGGTCAATACCGAGCTTATCGAAACTATTTTTGTACCCGATACACCGTTGCATGACGGAGCTGTCATTGTTCGTCGTGATCGGATTGTCGCGGCAGCATGTATTTTGCCGCTGTCCAGCAAGTTGCGGGGACAGCCCATGTATGGAACCCGACATCGAGCCGCACTTGGTATCAGTGAAGGGTCTGACGCTATTACCGTGGTTGTTTCTGAAGAACGGGGAGAGGTCTCTGTGGCCATGAATGGACGTTTGACAACCAGTCTGGACGAAGTCCGTCTAATGCGTGTGCTCAGGAACGCACTGGGACGATAA
- the argF gene encoding ornithine carbamoyltransferase gives MPKHFLTILDIPRDEAKQVLLRAKEMKDNKVRTDLLAGKTLLLIFEKASTRTRVSFEVGVRQLGGDPVFIASKDSQLGRSEPLKDTARVLSRYADGLIVRTFGQEKLETLVEYGDIPVVNALTDEYHPCQIMADMLTMYERTPNLEDLKVAWVGDGNNMAHSFINGSATFGYELVIACPEGYDPDPKLLDIGVNAGAKVSVVRDPAEAVRGAQYVNTDVWASMGQEEEQKKREAAFAGFEVNAALMAGAADNAKFMHCLPVHRGEEVSEAVFESPASIVWDQAENRLHMQKAILEWIYK, from the coding sequence ATGCCCAAACATTTTTTGACCATTCTGGACATCCCCAGGGATGAGGCCAAGCAGGTTCTGCTCAGAGCTAAAGAGATGAAGGACAACAAGGTCCGTACTGATCTTTTGGCTGGCAAGACACTGCTCCTGATTTTTGAGAAAGCATCCACCCGGACCCGCGTGTCCTTTGAGGTGGGCGTGCGTCAGCTCGGTGGCGATCCTGTATTTATCGCTTCCAAGGATTCCCAGCTGGGCCGCAGCGAACCCCTCAAGGATACCGCACGGGTTCTATCCCGATACGCGGATGGTCTTATCGTGCGAACTTTCGGCCAGGAGAAGTTGGAAACCCTGGTCGAATACGGCGATATCCCGGTGGTTAATGCCCTGACAGACGAGTACCATCCTTGTCAGATCATGGCTGATATGTTGACCATGTATGAGCGTACACCGAATCTGGAAGACCTCAAGGTCGCTTGGGTCGGTGACGGTAACAACATGGCACATTCCTTCATTAACGGTTCGGCGACATTCGGCTATGAACTGGTCATCGCTTGTCCGGAAGGGTACGACCCTGACCCGAAACTTTTGGATATCGGTGTGAACGCCGGAGCCAAGGTGTCGGTTGTGCGAGATCCCGCCGAGGCTGTACGTGGTGCGCAGTATGTCAATACAGACGTATGGGCGTCCATGGGCCAGGAAGAAGAGCAGAAGAAACGCGAGGCCGCTTTCGCCGGTTTCGAAGTCAATGCCGCCTTGATGGCCGGAGCAGCAGACAATGCCAAGTTCATGCACTGTTTGCCTGTTCACCGCGGTGAAGAAGTTTCGGAAGCTGTGTTCGAAAGTCCTGCATCTATTGTTTGGGATCAGGCTGAGAACAGATTGCACATGCAGAAAGCCATTCTTGAATGGATTTATAAATAA
- a CDS encoding argininosuccinate synthase — translation MKKIEKVVLAYSGGLDTSIILKWIKNNYDCEVVTMTADLGQGEEMDGIEDKALSTGAVKAYVEDMREEFVRDYVFPMFRANALYEGRYLLGTAIARPLISKRMVEIAEMEGAQAVSHGATGKGNDQVRFELATMALNPRLQTIAPWREWELKSRTDLMNFAKENSIDIPVSRKKPWSIDANLLHTSFEGGELEDPWNAPGPDCYRNITPPEMCPDEPEEISIDFEAGDPIAINNVKYSPAALLAKLNELGGKHGIGRVDMVENRFVGMKSRGVYETPGGTILAAAHRDLEGLCMDREMMHLRDSLIPKYAEMVYYGYWFSPEREALQAMIDKSQEKVTGTVRVKLYKGNCVPLGRKSPFSLYSPELATFEEDYVYDQADAEGFIKLVGLRLKGRMQQSKWGGKDTEDSCE, via the coding sequence ATGAAAAAGATTGAAAAGGTCGTTCTGGCCTATTCCGGGGGATTGGACACATCCATCATCCTCAAGTGGATCAAGAACAACTATGATTGTGAAGTGGTGACCATGACCGCTGACCTTGGTCAGGGTGAAGAGATGGACGGCATTGAAGACAAGGCTCTTTCTACGGGCGCAGTCAAGGCCTACGTCGAAGATATGCGCGAGGAATTCGTGCGTGACTATGTCTTTCCCATGTTCCGTGCAAATGCTCTGTACGAAGGTCGCTACCTGCTCGGTACTGCTATCGCCAGACCGTTGATTTCCAAGCGTATGGTTGAAATCGCTGAAATGGAAGGCGCACAGGCCGTGTCTCACGGTGCCACTGGTAAGGGAAATGATCAGGTTCGTTTTGAGTTGGCCACCATGGCCCTTAACCCTCGGTTGCAGACCATTGCTCCGTGGCGTGAGTGGGAGCTCAAGTCTCGTACTGATCTCATGAATTTTGCCAAGGAAAACAGCATTGATATCCCGGTAAGCCGCAAGAAGCCGTGGTCTATTGATGCCAACCTGTTGCACACTTCTTTTGAAGGTGGCGAGTTGGAAGATCCGTGGAATGCTCCCGGCCCTGATTGTTACCGCAACATCACGCCGCCTGAGATGTGCCCGGATGAACCGGAAGAGATTTCCATTGATTTCGAAGCCGGTGATCCCATTGCCATCAACAATGTTAAATATTCTCCGGCAGCCTTGCTGGCCAAGCTCAATGAGTTGGGCGGCAAGCACGGCATCGGTCGAGTAGACATGGTCGAGAACCGCTTTGTGGGCATGAAGTCCCGTGGTGTGTACGAGACTCCCGGTGGCACTATTTTGGCTGCAGCCCATCGCGATCTGGAAGGATTGTGCATGGACCGCGAGATGATGCATCTTCGTGATAGTCTCATTCCCAAGTATGCCGAGATGGTGTACTATGGATATTGGTTCTCGCCTGAACGTGAGGCATTGCAGGCCATGATCGACAAATCTCAGGAAAAGGTCACTGGCACAGTGCGGGTCAAGTTGTACAAGGGCAATTGCGTGCCGTTGGGTCGTAAATCTCCGTTTTCTTTGTACAGCCCTGAATTGGCTACATTTGAAGAAGATTATGTATATGATCAGGCCGACGCCGAAGGCTTCATCAAGCTGGTGGGTCTCAGGCTCAAGGGCCGGATGCAGCAGTCCAAGTGGGGCGGCAAAGATACCGAAGACTCCTGCGAGTAA
- the ftsH gene encoding ATP-dependent zinc metalloprotease FtsH, with the protein MNNHMKNLVIWAIIFVLMVVLFNLFNQPPVPKDTPSYSEFLTMVDSGGVAEVKIQGPKILGMKTSGEKFQTYAPDDPKMIDTLISKGVEVNAEPPEESPWYLTMLLSWFPMLLLIGVWIFFMRQMQGGGGGGRGAMSFGRSKARLINEETAKVTFEDVAGVDEAKEELSEIVDFLREPRKFTRLGGRIPKGVLLVGGPGTGKTLLARAVAGEAGVPFFSISGSDFVEMFVGVGASRVRDLFAQGKKNAPCLIFIDEIDAVGRQRGAGLGGGHDEREQTLNQLLVEMDGFESNEGVILVAATNRPDVLDPALLRPGRFDRQVVVPNPDLRGRERILKVHSRKTPLSPEVNLEVIARGTPGFSGADLENLVNEAALGAAKLGKDRVDMSDFEEAKDKVMMGGRERRSMILSDEEKKTTAYHEAGHALVAKLLPGTDPVHKVSIIPRGRALGVTMQLPGEDRHNYSKDFLLKNMAVLMGGRVAEELVLNQLTTGASNDIERATKTAHNMVCMWGMSEKFGPISFGDNQEPVFLGKEFSHNKDYGEDTAKLIDSEVRRFVDDAYEKATELLKANGDALESIAQALLERETITGADIDLLMEGKELPPMESDNGGSSPSGTADGYTAEGRATGPGYKPVSEESESKDDDFILEDDDSESGPDGDDGENKVQ; encoded by the coding sequence TTGAACAACCATATGAAAAATCTTGTTATTTGGGCTATCATCTTTGTATTGATGGTCGTCCTCTTCAACCTCTTTAACCAGCCGCCCGTTCCCAAGGATACGCCGTCTTACAGCGAATTCCTGACTATGGTGGACAGTGGTGGTGTGGCTGAAGTCAAAATTCAGGGTCCGAAGATTCTTGGCATGAAGACGTCTGGTGAAAAGTTCCAGACCTATGCCCCGGACGATCCCAAAATGATCGATACGCTTATTTCCAAGGGTGTTGAAGTCAATGCGGAACCGCCCGAGGAATCTCCCTGGTATTTGACCATGCTCTTGTCTTGGTTCCCTATGCTTCTGCTCATTGGCGTTTGGATTTTCTTTATGCGTCAAATGCAGGGTGGTGGTGGAGGAGGACGTGGAGCCATGAGCTTTGGTCGCTCCAAGGCCCGTCTCATTAATGAAGAGACCGCCAAGGTTACCTTCGAAGATGTGGCTGGCGTCGATGAGGCCAAGGAAGAACTCTCTGAAATCGTAGATTTCTTGCGCGAACCTCGTAAGTTTACCCGTCTCGGCGGACGTATCCCCAAGGGTGTACTTCTCGTCGGCGGACCTGGTACAGGTAAGACTTTGCTGGCGCGTGCAGTTGCCGGTGAAGCCGGTGTTCCCTTCTTCTCCATTTCCGGTTCTGATTTTGTGGAGATGTTTGTGGGTGTTGGTGCAAGCCGTGTGCGTGATCTTTTTGCACAAGGTAAGAAGAACGCTCCCTGTCTCATTTTTATTGATGAGATTGATGCTGTTGGCCGTCAACGTGGCGCTGGCCTTGGCGGTGGTCACGATGAACGTGAACAAACGTTGAACCAGCTGCTTGTGGAAATGGACGGCTTTGAATCAAACGAAGGCGTTATTCTGGTCGCCGCCACAAACCGTCCCGACGTTTTGGATCCGGCATTGCTGAGACCCGGACGTTTTGACCGTCAGGTGGTCGTGCCTAATCCCGATCTTCGTGGTCGTGAACGTATCCTCAAGGTGCACAGCCGTAAGACGCCGTTGTCCCCTGAGGTTAATCTTGAAGTCATTGCCCGAGGGACCCCCGGTTTCTCTGGTGCAGATCTTGAGAACCTTGTCAACGAGGCTGCTCTTGGTGCTGCCAAGCTCGGTAAAGACCGTGTGGACATGAGTGACTTTGAGGAGGCCAAGGATAAGGTCATGATGGGCGGGCGTGAGCGTCGTTCCATGATTCTTTCCGATGAAGAAAAGAAGACGACAGCATACCATGAAGCGGGGCATGCTCTGGTGGCAAAGTTGCTGCCTGGTACCGATCCTGTACATAAGGTTTCCATCATCCCTCGTGGTCGTGCTCTTGGTGTGACCATGCAGTTGCCCGGTGAAGATCGGCACAACTATTCCAAAGACTTCCTTCTGAAGAATATGGCTGTGCTTATGGGTGGCCGTGTGGCTGAGGAGCTTGTTCTCAACCAGCTGACCACGGGTGCGAGCAATGACATTGAACGCGCCACCAAGACCGCACACAATATGGTCTGCATGTGGGGCATGTCTGAGAAATTCGGTCCTATAAGCTTTGGTGATAATCAGGAGCCGGTCTTTTTAGGCAAGGAGTTCTCTCACAACAAGGATTACGGTGAGGATACTGCCAAGTTGATTGATTCCGAAGTCCGGCGTTTTGTGGATGATGCTTATGAAAAGGCCACCGAATTGCTTAAGGCAAATGGTGACGCTTTGGAATCCATTGCTCAGGCCTTACTTGAAAGGGAAACCATTACCGGAGCGGATATTGATCTGCTCATGGAAGGCAAGGAATTGCCGCCCATGGAGTCGGATAATGGTGGATCCTCTCCTTCCGGGACAGCCGATGGATACACGGCCGAAGGTCGTGCTACAGGCCCCGGATATAAGCCAGTCAGTGAAGAGTCCGAAAGCAAGGATGATGACTTTATCCTTGAGGACGATGATTCAGAGAGTGGGCCTGACGGAGACGACGGAGAAAATAAGGTACAATAA
- the argH gene encoding argininosuccinate lyase, whose product MADKKMWGGRFAEGTAASMEAYSESVSFDRLLYAEDIRGSQAHARVLAKQGFLTDDEAKTLCDGLDQVKTEIESGDFEWKTEMEDVHMNIESRLTEIVGPLGGKLHTARSRNDQVALDFRLHVGARLAGWQQALATLVEVFVTRAEEHKETMLPGCTHFQPAQPVSLAHHLLAYCQMFKRDHERVTDCLKRVRVMPLGAAALAGTTHPVNPQAVADDLGIDEIFANSMDAVSDRDFVLEAVFAGSLVMAHLSRMCEEIIIWANPNFGYVKLPDQYSTGSSIMPQKKNPDACEIMRGKTGRVVGSLMGLLVLIKGLPMTYNRDMQEDKEPFFDADKTVSASLTIMADMFKQIEFVPEKMAATVKRGFLNATELADYLAAKGVPFREAHHITGAVVAHAEQKGVGIEDLDLAELKRFSGDINDDVFGVLDYAAAIERRTSPGGTGPASVANQIDTLKGWLKTV is encoded by the coding sequence ATGGCAGATAAAAAAATGTGGGGCGGGCGGTTCGCTGAAGGGACCGCCGCATCCATGGAAGCATATTCAGAGTCTGTGTCTTTTGACCGGCTTCTCTACGCTGAAGATATTCGGGGTTCCCAGGCTCACGCTCGCGTGTTGGCCAAGCAGGGATTTTTGACCGACGATGAGGCCAAGACTCTTTGCGACGGTCTGGATCAGGTCAAAACTGAGATCGAATCCGGTGATTTTGAGTGGAAGACCGAGATGGAAGATGTTCATATGAACATTGAGTCCAGGTTGACCGAGATCGTCGGACCGCTGGGTGGCAAGTTGCACACCGCACGGAGTCGCAACGATCAGGTCGCTCTAGATTTCCGGTTGCATGTAGGTGCTCGTCTTGCTGGTTGGCAGCAGGCCTTGGCCACGCTTGTCGAGGTTTTTGTGACGCGTGCCGAAGAGCATAAAGAAACCATGCTTCCCGGTTGCACGCATTTTCAACCTGCTCAGCCCGTGAGTTTGGCGCACCATCTGCTGGCATATTGTCAGATGTTCAAGCGCGATCACGAACGGGTGACTGATTGTCTGAAGCGCGTACGAGTCATGCCGTTGGGTGCCGCCGCACTTGCAGGGACAACTCATCCTGTGAATCCTCAGGCCGTGGCGGATGATCTTGGCATAGACGAGATTTTTGCCAATTCCATGGATGCTGTTTCTGATCGTGACTTTGTGCTTGAGGCCGTGTTCGCAGGGAGTCTGGTTATGGCGCATCTTTCTCGCATGTGCGAGGAGATCATCATCTGGGCCAATCCGAATTTCGGGTATGTAAAGTTACCGGATCAGTATTCTACCGGTTCTTCAATCATGCCGCAGAAAAAGAACCCTGATGCCTGTGAGATCATGCGTGGCAAGACCGGGCGCGTTGTCGGTTCCCTTATGGGACTGCTTGTGCTTATCAAGGGCTTGCCCATGACCTATAATCGGGACATGCAGGAAGACAAAGAGCCGTTTTTTGATGCGGACAAGACTGTTTCGGCATCGCTGACCATTATGGCAGACATGTTTAAGCAGATTGAATTCGTGCCGGAAAAGATGGCGGCCACGGTGAAACGTGGTTTTTTGAATGCTACAGAATTGGCTGATTATCTGGCAGCCAAAGGTGTACCTTTCCGTGAGGCACACCATATTACTGGCGCGGTTGTCGCTCACGCTGAACAGAAAGGCGTTGGTATCGAAGATTTGGACCTTGCTGAACTCAAGCGATTTTCCGGGGACATCAATGATGATGTCTTTGGCGTACTTGATTATGCAGCGGCCATTGAACGACGGACATCCCCTGGAGGGACCGGTCCAGCTTCCGTGGCAAATCAGATTGACACCTTGAAAGGGTGGCTTAAAACGGTGTGA
- the folP gene encoding dihydropteroate synthase, translating to MIDTTWTLKGGKVLGPAPFFIAGIVNVTPDSFYDGGTHEDVSTGVAHGLELARQGATILDVGGESTRPYADFVSEAEELNRVIPVVRGLAEADHASVISVDTYKAKVAADALEAGADIINDVSAFRFEPELLDVIAEYKPGYVLMHSLGRPEDMQDEPRYSDVVGELLAFFEERLTVLDKAGLPMDRVTLDPGIGFGKTLEHNLLILKNIERIMALGFPVFMGLSNKSVWQGLLGLAVGKRQNATQAATAVLAAKGVPIHRVHEVALTQQTLTIVRELA from the coding sequence ATGATTGATACAACATGGACATTGAAGGGGGGCAAGGTCTTGGGACCTGCCCCCTTTTTTATTGCTGGCATTGTGAACGTGACTCCGGATTCTTTTTATGACGGTGGAACACATGAAGATGTTTCTACCGGTGTAGCCCACGGGTTGGAATTGGCACGACAGGGCGCGACTATTCTGGATGTGGGCGGTGAGTCTACGCGGCCTTATGCTGATTTTGTTTCAGAAGCCGAGGAATTGAATCGTGTCATTCCTGTTGTTCGCGGATTGGCTGAAGCGGATCATGCTTCCGTGATTTCGGTTGATACCTATAAAGCCAAGGTTGCGGCCGATGCGTTGGAAGCCGGTGCGGATATTATCAATGACGTGTCCGCCTTTCGATTCGAGCCGGAATTGTTGGACGTTATCGCCGAGTACAAACCGGGATATGTGCTTATGCATTCTCTTGGTAGGCCCGAGGATATGCAGGATGAGCCTCGCTATTCAGATGTTGTTGGTGAGTTGTTGGCTTTTTTTGAAGAACGGTTGACAGTCTTGGATAAGGCCGGGTTGCCCATGGATCGCGTGACCCTTGATCCGGGCATTGGTTTTGGAAAAACATTAGAGCACAATCTTTTGATTTTAAAGAATATTGAGCGGATTATGGCTTTGGGTTTTCCTGTCTTTATGGGATTGTCCAATAAATCCGTATGGCAGGGGCTTCTTGGTTTGGCTGTTGGAAAACGACAGAATGCAACCCAGGCGGCGACAGCAGTGTTGGCCGCAAAAGGTGTGCCCATTCATCGAGTGCATGAAGTTGCGCTTACGCAGCAAACATTGACCATTGTTCGTGAATTAGCGTAG
- a CDS encoding CdaR family protein has translation MKNWQTAILALALAVFTWFLVTGREVVESWVDMPVVMTNPPEGLIIEDGLVDKIQVRLRGPKGLVGNLTTQNIPYHVDVSNLKIGIQVVDIDASNIPLPSTYEIIEVKPNRLKLTVDRRISKEIEVEAAWSGDLNSDYKLKEITVDPKLVVVRGPETVLRKVSKARAVMKEDFPEDVPESWAEDVGLELAPEIEASPGQVRVEAFFGPQTRQIWVKVPLEVQAPEGYKASVSQKFVRLLIEGPIYLFRDNEYRKDVVVSLLFGSEMAPGKFDLDYDVVLPDGCRLEKKNPETVITHLKKQ, from the coding sequence ATGAAGAATTGGCAAACAGCGATACTGGCTCTTGCATTGGCAGTTTTCACCTGGTTTTTGGTGACAGGCCGAGAAGTGGTGGAGTCATGGGTGGATATGCCGGTTGTCATGACTAATCCGCCTGAAGGACTTATTATCGAGGACGGTCTTGTTGATAAAATTCAGGTTCGTTTGCGTGGTCCTAAAGGGCTGGTGGGCAACCTGACGACACAGAATATTCCCTATCATGTCGATGTCAGCAATTTGAAAATTGGTATACAGGTTGTGGATATTGATGCTTCAAACATTCCTTTACCCAGCACATATGAGATTATCGAGGTTAAACCGAACCGGTTGAAACTTACGGTGGACCGTCGTATTTCGAAGGAGATCGAAGTGGAGGCCGCCTGGTCTGGTGATCTTAATTCTGATTATAAGTTAAAGGAAATTACCGTTGACCCGAAACTTGTTGTTGTGCGTGGTCCTGAAACGGTACTTCGGAAGGTTTCAAAGGCTCGTGCGGTGATGAAGGAAGATTTTCCTGAAGATGTTCCAGAGTCATGGGCTGAAGATGTCGGACTTGAACTTGCCCCTGAAATTGAAGCGTCACCGGGACAGGTTCGGGTTGAAGCGTTTTTTGGACCTCAGACCCGTCAGATATGGGTTAAAGTCCCCCTTGAAGTACAGGCTCCGGAAGGGTACAAGGCATCGGTCTCACAGAAGTTTGTGCGACTGTTGATTGAAGGGCCTATTTATCTTTTCCGTGACAATGAGTACCGCAAGGATGTCGTTGTCAGTCTTTTGTTCGGGAGCGAAATGGCTCCTGGAAAATTCGATTTGGATTATGATGTCGTTCTTCCTGACGGATGCCGGCTGGAAAAGAAAAATCCGGAAACCGTAATAACTCATTTGAAAAAGCAATAG